Proteins co-encoded in one Acidobacteriota bacterium genomic window:
- a CDS encoding NADP-dependent isocitrate dehydrogenase: MADKSKIYYTLTDEAPMLATFSFLPIVKAFTKAADIDIEVPDISLAGRILANFPEYLTGEQKTPDALAQLGELATKPEANIIKLPNVSASVPQLEEAISELQKQGYALPNYPVEPKTDEEKAINKKYAKALGSAVNPVLREGNSDRRAPKAVKNYAKVNPHRMGVWAADSKTSVAHMTSGDFFGTENSTTVENDGKFRNVFYGSDGSEKVLKDFAPLKAGEVIDSSVMTLSALTSFVKEAIAEAKEKDVLLSAHLKATMMKISDPIIFGAIVETYFKDVFEKYKDVFAELDINPNYGLATLNEKISGHPQEAEIKADIANTIQNSAKLAMVNSDKGITNFHVSSDVIVDASMAALVRGGGKMWNAEGNEEDTVCIIPDRTYAGFYAAIIDDMKQNGAIDPKTFGSVPNVGLMAQKAEEYGSHDKTFQIAGEGTVKVEDENGNVLLEQSVQNGDIFRMCQAKDAPIQDWVKLAVNRARLSDTPAIFWLDHDRAHDAQIIKKVEKYLKDHDLTGLDIQIMDVKDAVAATLKRAREGKDTISVSGNVLRDYLTDMFPILELGTSAKMLSIVPLMNGGGLFETGAGGSAPKHIQQFLQEGYLRWDSLGEFLALQASFEHVAQTTGNNKAQILADALDAANAKFLATDKSPARKVGQIDNRGSHFYLAMYWAEALAEQTADAEIAAKFAPVAKALQENEAKINDELIGAQGKPQDVGGYYHPDPDKAYAAMRPSGTLNAIVDAI, from the coding sequence ATGGCAGACAAATCAAAGATCTATTACACATTGACGGACGAGGCTCCGATGCTCGCGACGTTTTCTTTTTTACCGATAGTTAAGGCGTTTACCAAGGCTGCGGACATCGACATTGAGGTTCCCGATATCTCGCTCGCGGGTCGCATTTTGGCTAACTTTCCGGAGTATCTGACAGGCGAACAAAAGACACCCGATGCACTCGCACAGTTGGGCGAACTCGCGACCAAACCGGAAGCCAACATCATCAAGCTTCCAAACGTCTCGGCCTCCGTTCCGCAGCTTGAGGAAGCGATCTCCGAACTTCAGAAACAGGGCTATGCGCTGCCAAATTACCCCGTCGAGCCCAAGACTGACGAAGAAAAGGCCATCAACAAGAAATATGCCAAGGCCCTCGGAAGTGCCGTAAATCCGGTCCTGCGAGAAGGAAACAGCGACCGCCGGGCCCCAAAAGCCGTAAAGAATTACGCCAAGGTCAATCCGCACCGGATGGGTGTGTGGGCCGCCGATTCGAAAACCTCGGTCGCGCACATGACCAGCGGCGATTTCTTTGGGACGGAAAATTCTACAACTGTTGAAAACGACGGTAAATTCCGCAACGTTTTCTACGGCAGCGACGGTTCCGAAAAGGTTCTGAAGGACTTCGCTCCGTTAAAAGCGGGCGAGGTGATCGATTCGTCGGTGATGACGCTTTCGGCGTTGACATCGTTCGTCAAAGAAGCGATCGCTGAAGCAAAAGAGAAAGACGTTCTGCTTTCAGCTCACCTGAAAGCGACGATGATGAAGATCTCTGACCCGATCATTTTCGGAGCGATCGTCGAGACCTATTTCAAGGACGTTTTTGAGAAATACAAGGACGTTTTTGCCGAGCTGGATATCAATCCGAACTACGGCCTCGCAACGCTAAACGAGAAGATCTCGGGACATCCGCAAGAGGCTGAGATCAAAGCGGACATCGCAAATACCATTCAAAACAGTGCGAAGCTCGCGATGGTCAATTCCGACAAAGGCATCACGAATTTCCACGTTTCATCAGACGTGATAGTCGATGCGTCGATGGCGGCTCTCGTTCGAGGCGGCGGCAAAATGTGGAACGCGGAAGGCAATGAAGAAGATACGGTCTGCATCATCCCCGACCGCACCTATGCCGGATTTTACGCGGCGATCATCGACGACATGAAGCAGAACGGAGCGATCGACCCGAAAACTTTCGGTTCCGTTCCAAACGTCGGCCTGATGGCTCAAAAGGCCGAGGAATACGGTTCGCACGACAAAACATTCCAGATCGCGGGCGAAGGCACGGTTAAGGTCGAGGACGAAAACGGAAACGTCCTGCTCGAACAAAGCGTGCAGAACGGCGATATTTTCAGAATGTGCCAGGCCAAAGACGCTCCGATCCAGGACTGGGTAAAACTCGCGGTAAACCGTGCAAGACTTTCCGACACGCCGGCAATATTCTGGCTCGATCACGACCGTGCACACGACGCTCAGATCATCAAAAAGGTCGAAAAATACCTCAAAGATCACGATCTTACCGGCCTTGACATCCAGATCATGGACGTCAAAGACGCCGTTGCCGCGACCTTAAAACGTGCGCGCGAAGGCAAGGACACGATCTCGGTTTCGGGCAATGTTTTGCGTGATTATCTGACCGATATGTTCCCTATTTTGGAACTCGGAACCTCGGCCAAGATGCTCTCGATCGTCCCGCTCATGAACGGCGGCGGTTTGTTCGAGACCGGAGCCGGCGGCTCGGCTCCGAAACACATCCAGCAGTTCCTGCAAGAGGGTTATCTGCGTTGGGATTCGCTCGGCGAATTCCTGGCTCTGCAGGCAAGTTTCGAGCACGTCGCACAGACCACGGGCAATAATAAAGCCCAGATCCTCGCCGATGCCCTGGACGCGGCGAATGCAAAATTCCTCGCAACCGACAAATCGCCTGCCAGAAAGGTCGGCCAGATCGACAACCGCGGCTCGCATTTCTATCTGGCGATGTATTGGGCCGAAGCTCTAGCCGAACAAACCGCGGACGCCGAGATCGCCGCAAAATTTGCTCCGGTCGCCAAAGCTTTGCAGGAAAACGAAGCAAAGATCAACGATGAACTGATCGGAGCACAAGGAAAGCCACAGGATGTCGGCGGATATTATCATCCGGATCCTGACAAGGCATACGCTGCGATGCGGCCTTCCGGCACGCTGAACGCGATCGTCGATGCCATCTAA